A window of Streptomyces armeniacus contains these coding sequences:
- a CDS encoding mandelate racemase/muconate lactonizing enzyme family protein encodes MRITGISTHVVGTPWRNLTYVQVHTDEGLTGVGETRMTGHTDALLGYLREAVPHHVEGSDPFATEDLVRRMKYGDFGRAGEIVMSGIACVEMACWDIKGKALGVPVWQLLGGKVHDRVKAYANGWYTTERTPEAYHEAARAVTARGYRALKIDPFGTGHLELGHQETVQAVALIEAVRDAIGPECELMLEMHGRFSPATAVRLAKEMAPYAPAWLEEPVPPENLAALAKVAAKVDQPIATGERIHDRIEFRELFASGAADIIQPDLGHIGGILEARKLAATAETHYMLIAPHNVGGSVLTAASLQLAACTPNFKILEHFNDFADAEIKNVVKGAPQVVDGYFTLPDAPGLGVELDTDAAAEFPQQQARFDLWAEGWEKRDPDKAGQK; translated from the coding sequence GTGCGTATCACCGGTATCAGCACTCATGTCGTCGGAACGCCCTGGCGCAATCTCACCTACGTCCAGGTGCACACGGACGAAGGTCTCACCGGCGTCGGCGAGACCCGGATGACGGGCCACACCGATGCCCTCCTCGGCTATCTGCGCGAGGCGGTGCCCCACCACGTCGAGGGCTCCGACCCGTTCGCGACCGAGGACCTGGTGCGCCGCATGAAGTACGGCGACTTCGGGCGCGCCGGGGAGATCGTGATGTCCGGCATCGCCTGTGTGGAGATGGCCTGCTGGGACATCAAGGGCAAGGCGCTCGGCGTACCCGTCTGGCAGCTGCTCGGCGGCAAGGTCCACGACCGCGTGAAGGCGTACGCCAACGGCTGGTACACCACCGAGCGCACCCCGGAGGCGTACCACGAGGCCGCCCGCGCCGTGACCGCCCGCGGCTACCGCGCCCTGAAGATCGACCCGTTCGGCACCGGCCACCTCGAACTCGGCCACCAGGAGACCGTCCAGGCCGTCGCGCTCATCGAGGCCGTACGCGACGCCATCGGGCCCGAGTGCGAACTGATGCTGGAGATGCACGGCCGGTTCAGCCCCGCCACGGCCGTACGGCTGGCCAAGGAGATGGCGCCGTACGCACCCGCCTGGCTGGAGGAGCCGGTGCCGCCGGAGAACCTCGCCGCGCTCGCGAAGGTCGCCGCCAAGGTCGACCAGCCCATCGCCACCGGTGAACGCATCCACGACCGTATCGAGTTCCGCGAACTCTTCGCGTCCGGCGCCGCCGACATCATCCAGCCCGACCTGGGCCACATCGGCGGCATCCTCGAGGCACGCAAGCTCGCCGCCACCGCCGAGACCCACTACATGCTGATCGCCCCGCACAACGTCGGCGGCTCCGTGCTCACCGCCGCCTCCCTCCAACTCGCGGCCTGCACCCCCAACTTCAAGATCCTGGAGCACTTCAACGACTTCGCGGACGCCGAGATCAAGAACGTCGTCAAGGGCGCGCCCCAGGTCGTGGACGGCTACTTCACCCTGCCCGACGCACCCGGCCTCGGGGTCGAACTGGACACCGACGCGGCGGCAGAATTCCCCCAGCAGCAGGCCCGGTTCGACCTGTGGGCCGAAGGCTGGGAGAAACGTGACCCCGACAAGGCAGGCCAGAAGTGA
- a CDS encoding zinc-dependent alcohol dehydrogenase: MTPPARAIVIDRPGEHRLLTGPRPEPGPGEARIAVHAAGICGSDREVYDGTRQPEYVRYPVTPGHEWSGTVDAVGEGVAPALVGRKTVGEGIRPCLACDRCREGTTSLCTSAYDETGFTRPGAFADFLLAPARLLHPLPDDTDLRAAALLEPAAVSAAAVLAGEPRIGDRVAVVGAGTLGLLAVQLLAAYSPGELLVVDPRVSRAEQALAMGADRIRTPEESRAVRGRFDLVVETAGAPSTAQDACLLARRGGRTVLTGMFEPGAEGIDPVHLAVSQLTIRSVFGAPSSAWSFAVRALAAGLLDPAPLITHELPLTGFGEAIGLVGSGDPAVGKVLLTP, encoded by the coding sequence GTGACTCCACCCGCCCGAGCGATCGTCATCGACAGGCCAGGCGAGCACCGCCTGCTCACCGGCCCGCGGCCGGAACCCGGGCCCGGCGAGGCGCGGATCGCCGTACACGCGGCCGGGATCTGCGGCAGTGACCGCGAGGTGTACGACGGCACGCGGCAGCCGGAGTACGTCCGCTACCCCGTCACCCCCGGCCACGAGTGGTCCGGCACCGTCGACGCGGTGGGCGAGGGCGTCGCGCCCGCGCTGGTCGGCCGCAAGACGGTCGGCGAGGGCATCCGCCCCTGCCTGGCCTGCGACCGGTGCCGGGAGGGGACGACGAGCCTGTGCACCAGCGCGTACGACGAGACGGGCTTCACGCGCCCGGGCGCCTTCGCCGACTTCCTGCTCGCCCCGGCCCGGCTGCTGCACCCGCTGCCGGACGACACCGATCTGCGCGCCGCGGCGCTGCTGGAGCCGGCCGCCGTGAGCGCCGCCGCGGTGCTCGCGGGGGAGCCGCGGATCGGTGACCGGGTCGCGGTGGTCGGCGCGGGCACGCTCGGGCTGCTCGCCGTACAGCTGCTCGCGGCGTACTCGCCGGGCGAACTGCTGGTCGTGGACCCGCGCGTGAGCCGCGCCGAACAGGCGCTGGCCATGGGCGCCGACCGGATCCGTACGCCGGAGGAGAGCCGCGCCGTACGCGGCCGCTTCGACCTCGTGGTCGAGACGGCGGGCGCGCCCAGCACCGCGCAGGACGCGTGCCTGCTCGCGCGGCGGGGCGGACGTACGGTGCTCACCGGCATGTTCGAGCCAGGCGCGGAGGGGATCGATCCGGTCCATCTCGCGGTCAGCCAGCTCACGATTCGGTCCGTGTTCGGCGCACCGTCGTCCGCCTGGTCCTTCGCCGTACGGGCGCTGGCCGCCGGGCTGCTCGACCCCGCGCCGCTGATCACCCACGAACTGCCGCTGACCGGCTTCGGCGAGGCGATCGGCCTCGTCGGGAGCGGTGACCCGGCGGTCGGGAAGGTGCTGCTCACGCCCTAG